CGCCCAAATCCCACCGCCACTACGCCTTGGATAACTTGGTAAATTGGTTATTGGCACTGCTTGAGTTTCAATTGTCATTTACCCAGTTAAATATATCAAAAGAAGTTAACGACAATTATTATGCAACAGAGAGATCAAAATGCAAGgtaggtatatatatatatatattatttattaatatatattttatattttaatatatattttatataaataaataatttagcGATTTAATTTTGGAACACATGTAGcataatttatttgttttattaaaCAACTTCAAGATTAGTTGTACACCTGTACTAACTATGTTACatgtaaataaaaaagtaaccatcaatattaaaaataaataaaataatatattatacacattgaaaataaatatatgatttgatgATTGATGTGTTATAGCATTTTGATAAAAACAAATTGTAAATTCAATTATACAAGTTTCACTTTGGACATACCCTCGGGTTCTCTTGTGGACCGAATTCCACAGAATTGAAAGCGTCATAATGAGAAGCATATCTCTGTCCAATCTCATAGCGGAGTACATTAAAGtcctaaaaaaaaaatcatgactTATAGAAAAGAAAccctgaaagaaaaagaaagaaaaagaaagaaaaaagaaacccTAAAAAATCATGACTTACCAAATAGCAACTTATAGAATCACCCTGAAGGTAAGAGGTTTTCTAACTCAACAAAATCAAGAAGCACTTGACttgtagaaaataaaaatataatgcTCAGGAAGGGAAGCAAAATATTCGTTTCTATAAAGCCCTAAGCGCCTCTAAAAGAACATTGATATTAATGCAAAGGTGAATAGAGTTGCGCTCACCTATTTCCtgcaaaaaaattttatgctTATTTAAAAGTGCAGCAATGCAGACAACAGCTAAACACATTATTCCTCTGCATTGGTGACCCTATTATTTTTCTAGAACGGATATGTCAATGATAGTTCAATGTAGAAATTTAGACAGGGTAACATGATGTTGCTAATTAGGGTAGGAAAGAATGCAGTGGAAGCAGTTCAGGTCAGTGTCTAAGTGACAACGCAAACATCGAGTCTAACATATAAGGGGAAATACAGAGACATATAATCTAGGCTTACAACCTCTCCTATGCTCCCTTGAGCGAACAAAAATAACATTTATCTTCCCCTAGAGGCCTAGAGTAAGAACACTGCAGAAGTAAAGAACATGATGCAACTATTACGAGAAAAAAACAGCAAactaacatttttaattttagttactAGTTCATGACTTgtcacttaaaaaaaaaaaaacaataaagcACTAGCGAATTATCAGTAAATCAGCTTGAAATGCTTTTCCAAAAATGTCAGAGGGTACCTCAAAATGACTCCGGGGAATTTTAGTTGCTCTGGCTATTTTCTCCTCGATAACATCTAAAATCCCTGTTTCATCCTCGTTAGCTTTAATAAACATACCAGAgctgtttaaaaaaaaaaaaaaaagaaacataaaGATGTGATATGAATTTATGATACCTTACGACATAATATGCATCTTAGAATTTTGGAATTCTCATAACTACAATATTAATCACCAATGAATGGCCGACGACATTAATCTAATGTTGCATTTGCATCATGCATAAGCAAAATATATCAGCATATCACAAATGTCTCAGGAACGGAAACTCCACTGTATGAGGATACTGTTTTGAAGAAATTCAGTTTACAACACACTAAATTTGCAAAGCATATCTAAGGTCCAGTGTAGCAGTCTAGCAGATAGGGGTCAGGAAGGCGACAACACAATATGTGTTGGTATCTCGCTCAAAATATAATGCCAAGTGTCAAAGTCAGACAGTTAATTATTCTGCAGCACATACTGACTCGTGCATAATACCTTGTTCTAATTCCCTCTGCACTCGCTTTCGTTTCTCCCTTCCGTAATGCCACAGTTGATGGTTCGAGTCTTTCCCTTGCCATTTCAATTATACTGTCACATTGTTCTGAACTCGCAAAATTAGGAAAATAGAGAGCGCGAGgcatccaactcaaaacctaATTAAGGATAACAAGCCAAACATACACATACTTGAGATTCAACACTGAAGTCAACGAAACAATTGATTTAAGGTTTTTTAAATTCGAAATTTCTAATCCTTCTCGTATGTACGTCTATGATATCAAATATCAACCCAAATATACCGAAATTAATAATGATTCTGCATCtgtataaaataatttcataaaaattacGAGACTATTTCAAACTGGAGATGAATAGTAAAATATCGCCATGGCCTCAAAGGTTCAAACACAAATCAAAATAAACCTAGCAGAACAATTTCAGCAAAGAGATCGCGAAATGCGAATGCAAGGAAACAAGAAATCGCGAACCTGGAAAGGAATCAACGTGATGGAATTGTCACCTGACTCTCCCGCGCGCAACAAATTGTACTCCGTTTTCTCCGTCGTCGATCTAAGCAACCTCGACTCACTCCTTCTCAGTCTCAAGCCTTCATTCGTATCTTCCTGCAAATTCTCATCGATTGTAAATGAACAAATAAAACGCGCTCAAATTTGAAAAGGAAAAGTGATTATGATTCAGAAGAAACCTGAGAGTGAAAGAAAATGCTAGAACCGAATAATCCAGCgagaaagaagaaaatgcaTATGAGTATGGAAGGCTTGCTGAACTTCCTTGTGTTCCAGATCAAGTGTCCTTTAACCGCTTTGCCTTTCATTTCAATTATGCGGAGAGCGCGCTTCTATTTATatgtttatttttctcttcttttttcagAGGAAAATGCTAAATGTGAAGTAGGCAAGTAGCTCGCGTTGCTTCTGAAACAGTGAAACTTGTGCAAGTATGGTTGGTTATGCGGTATTCTCAGTGCAGTGGAAATGATCGTTTTTCTAACCGACTTTCCAGGCGGTGATTCTTGTCTGAGTGCGCGCTTATTTAAACAAGCTGATCAGTGATTAGTCAAGTCAACATTTTGCTAATTAATACTATAGATATACCTTATGACTATGCCATTTTTATATCTGATGGTCAATCTGCTTAAATACTTGCTATTACGGactagtatttttatatttaaaaatattatttatatattaaaattaattattaaaatcagtcattaatatatttatatataaatatatataatttaatttatttttaatatatatttatattttaataattaattttaatgtatatataatataattattttatatttattataaaatatgattattgttacggtaggtaaccggagattaactCAATAGATGGCGTTCAACGGCCCAAGTGTATGAAGGAGGAGAGCTCCGGGCGTatctgcaactcgggaggctccgtccgacttgcgcGCGTGGTGagtggggggtggtacctgcaaagacactccgatgcctaagttagcaagggtgtaagcaggtctagagagtattggaacttaggaatacctgaggcgtgtcagtgtacttatagtggtgagccaataaccaccgttggagtagtgccgtatctttaggatgataaccgtcccattatcttagggaggttaagatatggctttatgaagtggttagagagatttcaggggcggttactcatttgaatgagtatttatctgccagctaatctcataaccgacttcttcgtactAAGTCGTGGTTAACACCGACTTCTTAAGTGAAGGTTggtgctttgctaggcttaatctattggatcaggcctttcgattggacttgggcccttaacattgggccagggtatgaacagtgcccctacttgagcccaaggtCCCTTTAaggcttgggttcaagtatttaactcgggttcgtagccgacCTTCACAGATTTTggaaccgacgtgattttcgcgaccttttgtttctgacagttacgtcaattcaagcgtcgtgtccgttggggaagcgtttagggattgagggctttggtaatGGTGCAATCGCATTAATGGCTgcctcgtttttaccattatgccccttaatgtgtttataaatgctttccctctctttcgtttttccgtttctgcaaactttcaaacttcttcttcccttgttCGTGCTGCATTCTTGTGTTCGAGAATTTCTGCTCTCTCCAACCTTCATTTCttggataaaggttagttttaTTTATATCATGCTTTATGTTTGCATGTTCTGTTTTGTGAGTGGATAGGTTGGCCTGTAGATTCTAGCCTCGTATCTCTCCTCTTTAGGGGCCgtgtgtttgattttcttttttcttttttccttttgtaggtttctgccacttttctttatataaaaaatggcttccgtagatgttctttctcagtgggttgacgttacggtccttggggaggaaccgttAGTCGATGCTGAGTTCAtcactcatcttcgtactcatcacaggctctgtacttcggaggaggacgagccaaaatatgaattaataatcccgggtcctgaagaccgggtctgttttgggagagaaaatgaggcggcccctcattttttctttatgtatgagtgcatgatcacccgtttgggtgtttttcttcctttctcagaTTTCGAGATATCTGTTTTGCATCACTGTAgagttgcccctactcaacttcaccccaattcttggggttttttgaagatctatcagtttataagccatgctctggactttccgacttctctaaggattttcttctttctcttccacatgactaagccctttagtgggctaaacaacaaacagcaatgggtatccttccgagccatacaaggtcggagaattttcaccctttttgacgaatcttttcacgacttcaaaaacttctttttcaaacttcaagctgtagagggtcaccacccctttttcctgGATGAGCATTCTTCTCCCCGCTTCCCCCTTTATTGGTCGCCGCCTTCCTCTTGTGAAAAGTATGGTCCAGATGACCtggacgaggtggaggcggctattgtggggtttttccgagaagcgtgggggaaGTCCCCATACTTGGATACCCGAAAAATTCTCCAGGGTACACCGACCTTCATTCAATCTCAGctaggtagtgcatgcattctTTATTTCCGAGTTGTTTCTGCCGACTTGCATTCTACCGACttgtaatttttgttatttgttttcttttgtagatatggcaaagaagaatgctcaggaggcctaccaaagggtccaggaggccaaggcgaagtcccgggctagATCCGGTGGTGCCAGGGCGATcacctctcctcctcctcctcctcttcctcctaaGAATACTGGCACTCCCACTCAACCCATTGTCATTTCTTCCTCAAGTTTGTCTCGACCACCCCCTTCTTCCCAGATTCTCtctgagccagagaagaagaagcgcaagacttcagagtctggctcttcttccttcgatggtggggttaaggcagatgctatggcattcgtccgaaagaacatctatccttttatcagtatggatgatgtttctgttcgaaaccacctcaccaccatggctgaggagagttttaaggcggcgggtgtttgtggcaaacttttggacatttttgagaaggctcccctcagctctttggggGCATCCTCGAGGGTTGAGGAGTTAGAGGGGAGGCTTCTTATTTATGAAAAGcatgagaaggagttgaaggaggagagagataagtTGAGGAGGGAGAGGGATCACctgaaggaggaggagggtaaGTTGCGGGCCCAATGCACTTTGGAGGCGAATCTGAGGAAAACGGCGCAAGACAG
The genomic region above belongs to Arachis stenosperma cultivar V10309 chromosome 5, arast.V10309.gnm1.PFL2, whole genome shotgun sequence and contains:
- the LOC130980355 gene encoding probable prolyl 4-hydroxylase 9: MKGKAVKGHLIWNTRKFSKPSILICIFFFLAGLFGSSIFFHSQEDTNEGLRLRRSESRLLRSTTEKTEYNLLRAGESGDNSITLIPFQVLSWMPRALYFPNFASSEQCDSIIEMARERLEPSTVALRKGETKASAEGIRTSSGMFIKANEDETGILDVIEEKIARATKIPRSHFEDFNVLRYEIGQRYASHYDAFNSVEFGPQENPRVATFLLYLTEVPEGGETIFPFENGMNMDGSYNYKDCVGLKVKPRKGDGLLFYSLFLNGSIDPTSLHGSCPVIKGEKWVATKWMREQVYG